In Humulus lupulus chromosome 7, drHumLupu1.1, whole genome shotgun sequence, the following are encoded in one genomic region:
- the LOC133792804 gene encoding uncharacterized protein LOC133792804, whose product MFGDVASRSKLTKKLKISGLKFKDTKKKSQRTRSDNKDGGGMRKFSSDKPRRGSYSEDGGTRNFSSDKPRRGSYSEDGGTRNFSSDKPRRGSYNEDGGMRNFSSDKPRRGSYSEDGGTRNFSSEKPRKGSYNEDCGMGNFSSDKTRKRSYIDDSGMRNFSSDKTRKKVYNEDGGMRKFNSDKTRKKVYNEDGGMRKFSSDKTRRKVYNEDGGMRNSSFDKSRKRIYADPEIGGEVVFDGNVDRPNRKPLSKKRQSQEKDDVIRAKGNNVSPRSMWVSNKLEDTNSEAKISSHKAKKAGENVRFSYVSRTKGIDKKEAGELGGGETGLLKKHTKSKFDLSKSFDPSKKKSQDMYSSNSTKKWVKDKKNQGEDLEVQDEHPKKTKRVIRIDPHDISNKRLDDSPVNVGSINEKNNNMEETAEVSKNAQFRAIQPSSSILSYVEDNFLGRRRMIELRRAGYNTEFSAPLDNIPFSTSSERERIEETIFRNKMTFFAAAKASSSFPPPELPEIAFAGRSNVGKSSLLNSLTRQWGVVRTSDKPGLTQTINFFDLGSKLCLVDLPGYGFAYAKEEVKDAWEELVKEYVSTRVGLKRVCLLIDTKWGMKPRDHELIGLMERSQTKYQIVLTKTDTVFPIDVARRAMQVEESLKAHKSVVQPLMMVSSKSGAGIRSLRTVLAKIPRFAKL is encoded by the exons ATGTTTGGGGATGTAGCCTCGAGAAGTAAGCTCACTAAGAAGCTCAAAATTTCGGGTTTAAAATTCAAAGATACAAAGAAAAAGTCTCAAAGAACACGTAGTGACAATAAGGATGGTGGTGGTATGAGGAAATTTAGTTCTGATAAACCAAGGAGGGGAAGCTACAGTGAGGATGGTGGTACGAGGAACTTTAGTTCTGATAAACCAAGGAGGGGAAGCTACAGTGAGGATGGTGGTACGAGGAACTTTAGTTCTGATAAACCAAGGAGGGGAAGCTACAATGAGGATGGTGGTATGAGGAACTTCAGTTCTGATAAACCAAGGAGGGGAAGCTACAGTGAGGATGGCGGTACGAGGAACTTTAGTTCTGAGAAACCAAGGAAGGGAAGCTACAATGAGGATTGTGGTATGGGGAACTTTAGTTCTGATAAAACCAGGAAGAGAAGCTACATTGACGATAGTGGTATGAGGAACTTTAGTTCTGATAAAACAAGGAAGAAAGTCTACAATGAGGATGGCGGTATGAGGAAATTTAATTCTGATAAAACAAGGAAGAAAGTCTACAATGAGGATGGTGGTATGAGGAAATTTAGTTCTGATAAAACAAGGAGGAAAGTCTATAATGAGGATGGTGGTATGAGGAACTCTAGTTTTGATAAATCTAGGAAGAGAATCTATGCTGACCCAGAAATTGGTGGGGAGGTAGTATTTGATGGCAATGTAGATAGACCTAATAGAAAGCCTTTGTCAAAGAAAAGACAGAGCCAGGAGAAAGATGATGTTATTAGAGCAAAGGGGAACAATGTATCTCCTCGCTCAATGTGGGTTTCTAATAAGTTGGAGGATACCAATTCTGAAGCTAAAATTTCTTCTCATAAAGCTAAGAAGGCAGGAGAAAATGTTCGATTTTCTTATGTATCTCGGACAAAGGGGATTGATAAGAAGGAAGCTGGTGAACTGGGTGGTGGTGAAACTGGTTTGTTGAAGAAACATACCAAGAGTAAATTTGACTTAAGTAAGAGCTTTGACCCAAGTAAGAAAAAGTCTCAAGATATGTATTCCTCAAATTCAACCAAGAAATGGGTTAAAGACAAGAAGAACCAAGGTGAAGACTTAGAGGTTCAAGATGAGCATCCAAAGAAGACGAAACGGGTAATTCGGATAGATCCACATGATATCTCAAATAAGAGGCTGGACGATAGTCCAGTGAATGTTG GCAGTATAAATGAGAAGAATAACAATATGGAAGAAACAGCTGAGGTTTCAAAGAATGCACAATTTCGAGCCATCCAACCTAGTTCCTCAATCCTTTCCTATGTGGAAGATAAT TTTTTAGGTCGTAGACGCATGATTGAACTGCGGAGGGCAGGCTACAACACTGAGTTTTCTGCTCCTTTGGATAATATTCCCTTCTCTACTAGTTCGGAAAGAGAACGAATTGAAGAAACT ATATTTAGGAACAAAATGACATTTTTTGCTGCTGCAAAGGCTTCATCATCATTTCCTCCACCTGAGTTACCAGAGATTGCTTTCGCAG GAAGATCAAATGTTGGAAAGTCATCGCTACTAAATTCCCTTACTAGACAGTGGGGTGTTGTGCGGACATCCGACAAACCTGGCCTCACTCAG ACTATTAATTTCTTCGACCTGGGATCAAAGCTGTGCTTGGTTGATTTACCAGGCTATGGGTTTGCTTATGCAAAAGAAGAAGTTAAGGATGCTTGGGAAGAGCTT gTGAAGGAGTACGTTTCCACAAGAGTTGGTTTGAAAAGGGTATGTCTTCTGATTGATACAAAATGGGGAATGAAGCCAAGGGATCATGAACTTATTGGCTTAATGGAAAG ATCTCAAACCAAATACCAGATTGTTTTGACCAAGACTGATACAGTCTTCCCAATCGATGTAGCACGTCGTGCAATGCAAGTTGAAGAG AGCCTCAAGGCACACAAGTCTGTTGTTCAACCCCTG ATGATGGTAAGCTCAAAATCTGGAGCTGGTATCCGAAGTTTAAGAACAGTACTTGCGAAAATTCCTCGTTTTGCCAAACTCTAA
- the LOC133791788 gene encoding uncharacterized protein LOC133791788, with product MEDHRQANCNVIGELIKSKYMSIKRVRTPHDIINDMLDDFGVSMGYQKAWRAREKALELARGNQDDSYQKLPIYLHMLKVSNPGTITHLVTDNTDHFKYMYLAFANSIKGWKHCRLVIVIDGTYLKTSFERTLFTASTMDANNNIFPLTFGIGDSENDSSWLWFFTKLKETYGEREGMAIISDRHKSIENAIDDVYPKAFHGACIFHLLNNIKVNFGVHGEDLNLNFVKVAKAYRVQSFEHYMHEIDKIDTRIRPYLQKIGYSTWSRCHAPTRRYTMMTSNIAESINAALKVARTLPITTMMEGLRSLVQKWVWKNGNKANGTFTQVTIDTETVLRENFIRAIKFQVFPVNTILYQVVVEQK from the exons CATAATCAACGACATGCTAGATGATTTTGGTGTTTCAATGGGGTACCAAAAAGCCTGGAGAGCAAGAGAAAAAGCTTTAGAATTGGCAAGGGGAAACCAAGATGATTCATACCAAAAACTTCCCATCTACCTTCACATGCTAAAAGTCtcgaacccaggtacaattacacACCTGGTTACAGACAATACAGATCACTTCAAATATATGTACCTAGCATTTGCAAATTCCATCAAAGGATGGAAACACTGTAGGCTAGTCATTGTGATAGATGGAACTTACTTGAAGACATCATTTGAGAGaactttattcactgcttcaacaaTGGATGCTAACAACAACATATTCCCATTAACCTTTGGAATAGGAGACTCTGAAAATGATTCATCATGGTTATGGTTTTTCACAAAGCTAAAGGAGACATATGGAGAAAGAGAAG GTATGGCAATCATTTcagacaggcataaaagcatagAAAATGCTATAGACGATGTATACCCAAAAGCTTTCCATGGAGCATGCATATTCCACCTGTTAAACAACATCAAAGTCAATTTCGGTGTCCATGGGGAGGACCTAAACCTAAACTTTGTCAAAGTAGCAAAGGCATATAGGGTACAATCATTTGAGCACTACATGCATGAAATAGACAAGATTGACACACGCATAAGACCGTATTTACAAAAAATTGGATATTCAACTTGGTCTAGATGCCATGCTCCAACAAGAAGATATACAATGATGACATCAAATATAGCTGAATCAATAAATGCTGCATTGAAAGTTGCGAGAACGCTGCCAATCACTACAATGATGGAGGGCCTTCGAAGTTTAGTTCAAAAATGGGTATGGAAAAATGGTAACAAAGCAAACGGAACATTCACACAAGTAACAATAGATACTGAAACTGTGCTTAGAGAAAACTTTATTCGTGCCATTAAATTTCAG GTCTTCCCAGTAAACACTATACTGTACCAAGTTGTGGTTGAACAGAAATGA